A region of the bacterium genome:
CCTTACCCTGCTTGACCAATACGACAAAGAAAAACTGCCACTGGTTAAAAAAACAAAGGGGAAATTTGTTTTAAAATATGAAGGATCTCTCAAGGTTATCCGCAGAATAAAAACCGAATTGGCTTCTAAAAAAGAAGCAAGCAATTTATTTGGCAATGAATCAGGCGAAAAGTTTCAAGGCATTTTAGGTAGTATCTACCAAACCTTTGGCGGCAAACAATTATATCCCTCACTGGAAGAAAAAGCCTCTCATCTTTTATATTTCATAATCAAAGACCATCCCTTTATTGACGGAAACAAACGCATCGGCTCATTTTTGTTTGTCTATTTTTTAGATAAAAACAACCATCTTTACAAAACAAGCGGTGAAAAGAAAATAAACGACAATGCCTTAACCGCCTTATCACTTTTAATTGCCGTGAGCAACCCCAAAGAAAAAGATAACCTGATTAAAATCATCACCAACCTACTAATCGCCTAACCCTTATCCTCTTCACCCTGTCATTCCCGCCCCTGCTTTCGCAGGGGGAAACTCTAGCGGAAATCCATTCTCTTGTCATTCCCGCGAATGTTTACCCGCCAATCTTTAGTGGTAGGCGGGAATCCAACAATAAAAACTACAACAGGAATCCATTTAGTTGTCATTCCCGTGAACCCTACGTGGTTCATGGTTGCTCTTCGTTCAAGAGGGGAATATAATATGCCCATGGAAATGACAAAAGAAGAGATTAAAAAAATTGTAAGAAACAATAAAGATATCTTGCGGAAATATGAAGTAGCCACTATTGCGCTGTTCGGTTCTTACGCAAGAGGTGAACAGAATAAAGGAAGCGACGCGGATTTCCTAATAGAATTTAGGCAGCCCACTTTCCGCAACTATATCGGTCTTCTTTCAGAATTAAAAAGATTAATCGGCAGACCAGTGGATTTAGTCTCTAAGGATGCCCTTAAAAAACGCATAAAGTCTCAGATTCTCAAAGAAGCAGAAAAAATAATATGAGTAAAAGAGATTATAAACTATACATCGACGATATATTGGAATCTATTCAAAAAATTAAACAATATACCGAGGACATGACGTTTGAAGAATTCTCCCCAAATAATAAGACAATTGATGCTGTAGTAAGAAACTTCGAAATTATGGGTGAAGCTTCCAAACAAATACCAAAAACAATAAAAGATAAATATAAAGATATTGAATGGAAATCTCTAATTCAATTCAGAAATGTAGTAGTTCATGAATATTTTGGAATAGACCTCAAAATCATGTGGGATATAATAAAAAACGAAATACCGCCTTTAGAAGCAAAAATCAAAAAAGTATTAAAAGCTTGATTATTATAGCCTGAAGACCTACCGACCCAACTCAATACTACAAATTACTGTGACAATTACTGCGACATCAGAGAATCAAGACCAATCAGTTCTAAGTCCGTCTAACCAAAAGTGGACGGGCGAATTGTAAGTGGTAAGTTTAAACTAAAAACTCCGAAGGAGTCCGAATTTCGATGTAACATCGAAACATCGGACTGAAAACCCTGTCTGCCGATTTGTAATGCTTTTCACTGTAAACTGTAAACTGTAAACTGAATTTTGAGTTCACTGAAAATTCCCATATAATAGGGGGAAATTTTGACTTTTAAGTTGTAAGGAGTAAAATGAATTTAAATATAACAGTCCTGAGTTTAGAAGGGGGAACCTGGACACTAAAACCAGTCAAAAACTGGTCCGCCAATTTTTGTGGTGGAAAGTAAAACCTTCGCTTTACCTGCCTCGCTGAGGGCAGGAAAAAAGGCGAGGGTTTTTTGTTGGGGGAGGAAATTTTATGAAAAGCTACTATCGAATAATGCTGGGTCGTCAAAGTGCGCATGCAGACGAGGCCTACAAGGGAAATTTTATCGGTGTAGGATGGTTTAAAAACATAGATTTAACAAACAAGTTATTAGAAGACTGGCGAGAGTTTAGAAAAGAAATAATTCCCTTATATCTTAAAGAATACCCCGACAAATCAAAGATTGCGGCTGGGCTTGCTTGTAGCATGTTATGGAGCATAAGTAAGGGCATACTTATAGACGATATTGTTTTGTGTCCAGATGGTAAAGGCTCATACTATGTTGGAGAAGTTATAATAAATTATTCTTACCATAAGGGAGCAAATCTTCCACATCAACGAGGTGTTCGTTGGTTCTCAAATACAATCGAAAGAACACAAATGAGTCAAGCCTTGCAATACTCTACTGGTGCAATTGGAACATTGAGTAACGTTACTAAATACGCAGGAGAAATAGAACAACTAATTGCTGGAGATCGTCCACCAACTATTTTCGCAACTGATAAATCTATTGAAGACCCAACGGCATTTGCTATAGAAAAACACCTAGAGGATTTCTTGGTGCAAAATTGGAAACACACTGAACTTGACAAAAAATACGATATCTTTGAAGTGGAAGGAGAACTTGTCGGACAGCAATACAAAAGTGACACTGGATCAATAGATATTTTGGCGATTAGCAAGAATAAAAAAGAATTACTAATAGTAGAGCTCAAAAAAGGACGAGCAAGTGATGTAGTTATTGGGCAAGTCCAACGCTATATGGGATATGTTAAGGAAGAGTTGGCAGAAGAAGGGCAAGTTGTTCGGGGAGTAATTATTGCATTGGAAGATGATATTCGTTTACGAAGAGCACTATCAGTTGCCCAGAATATTGATTTTTATACCTATACAATCGATTTCAAACTTATAAAAAAGTAAACTATGGCAAAACTTAAAGATATTCCAAAAGTTAATAGGCCCAGAGAGCGATTCTTAGAGAAAGGACCGGATGCACTATCTAAAAGCGAGCTTTTGGCTATTTTGCTTGGTAGTGGAATAAAAGGGAAGAATGTCAAAGAATTAGCTGGGCAGATTGTTAGAAAGTTTAGCGCGAAATTCTTAAATTTATCTATTGATGATCTTCTTGAAATTCAAGGGATTGGCCAGGCAAAAGCTTTGCAAATTGTTTCTGCTTTGGAGTTGGTAAAAAGGTTTTACTTGGATTCTTCCCCAAAGGACAATATCATTTTGGCAGCACAAGATGCAATTTCTATAACTTCCGATATACGAGATAAGAAAAAAGAATATCTGGTATGTCTTTATCTCAACGCAAGAAATGTGCTGATTAAAAAAGAAGTTATTTCAATTGGTATATTAGATAAAAGCATTATTCATCCACGCGAAATTTTTGGGCCTGCCGTAGAGTTAAGGGCGGCTGGTATCGTTCTATTGCACAATCACCCGTCGGGAGATGTTACTCCTAGCAAGCAAGATATCGAGATCGTAAATAAAATTCTCGAGGCGGGGAAAATAATGGGCGTAAATGTTATTGACTTTATTATCGTTAGTGAAAACAGTACTCATAGCTTTTTTACTGATATGCAAAACCCTGACCAGAAAGTCACGTCTTATGTTTCCGATGGCGTACAGTATTCGCTTTTTGATCTATTGGAAACCAAACAACCGACGTATACACCAGAAATTAAAAAAATACATAAAGTATATTTTTATCCCGATAATAGAACAAAGTCCGGACATTTCCAGCTACAAAATAGAAGGTTTTTAGGAAATAAGTATAAACTGCTTGGTTTTATTGAGGACATTGTTAACGAAAAGTGCAATGGCTTCGGTGTATTTTGCGATATTTTTGCAGGTACCGGTGTTGTAGGCGAGCGGTTTAACGAGAAAAGTATAAAGATTATTGCGAATGATTTTTTAACAAGCAATTACCTTCCATTAAAAGCCTTTTTGGGAACTTCGGAAATTGATTTTGAAGAAGTAGAAAAGAAAATAAGATTGCTTAATAACTTAGAAGCACACAATGATAATTATTTTTCAAGACATTTCGGTAATACCTTTTTTACCTTAGAGAATGCCCGTAAAATCGGAGTTATTAGGGAAAAAATTGACAAGATTGCAGAAAACGAAAATGAAAAAGCGATTTTGATTACCGCATTGCTCTATGCAGTCGATAAGGTAGCAAATACGGTTGGTCATTATGACGCGTACAGAAAGAAATTAGACACAATTCAGCCATTGCGCCTTTTAGTTCCAGATTTTGAGCCAGAGAATAATTCAAATAACGAAATATACAAAGAAAACGCAAACCAGCTTATTAGAAAAATAAATTGCGATGTCTTGTATATTGATCCTCCCTATAACTCTCGCCAGTACTCAGATGCGTACCATTTATTAGAAAACCTTGCCATGTGGGAAAAGCCATTGGTTCACGGCAAAGCGAAAAAAATGGACAGAACACATATTAAAAGTGATTACTGCTTAAAATCGGCGTCGAGAGCGTTTACTGATTTGATTTCTAATGCAAACTGTAAGCATATTTTAGTCTCTTATAATAATACGGGCGAATCTAAGGATGGACGATCAAATGCTCGGATTAGTGATGAACTGATGATAAATATATTAAAAACTCGTGGCGGTGTTGATATTTTTGAACGAGATTATAAAGCATTTACAACTGGCAAAAGTAATACAGATGGACACACTGAGCGAGTTTTTTATTGCAAAGTAACAAAACAATTATGAGAAAACCTTGGTCAATATCAACAACTGTTAGAAACCCCGATAGATTACGGGACTTCTTGCTCGTTTTGAAAGAGTTAGAGAGACAACCGTTTAATTTGGAAAATCAAATTGAATATCAAATTCTTCTCATTCAAAATAAGATATACAAACCGACTGATTTAACTAAAGAGCAAAAAGAGTATTTTGATGATCTTGAAAAAGAAATGCCATCTTCTCTAGCAAAAGAAATTTTTAATGCACAAAATTATAAAGACCCTGCAATGCGTGGCCGAAACTCTGTTGCACCACTTAATAAAATGGGATTATGTATTGCAAAAAATTCGGCTGAAGGCGTGAAAATAACCCCGCTTGGCGAATATTTCCTTTCCGAGGAGTATGATTTAGGTAAATTATTCTTTATCCATTTTTTGAAATGGCAACTTCCCAATCCAGCAAGTAGGACATTTTCTAAAAGAGATGGATTCTCTATCAAACCTTTTATTGGGACTTTACATCTTATTAACGAAGTAAATAAAATATGGGGCAAACTTGGGAGGGATCCAATCGGAATAAACAAGGATGAATTTTCTCTTTTTGCTTTAACACTTATTGATTATAAGAGCATCAAAAAACAAGCGGAAAAATTGATTGAATATCGCACTGGACTACGTTCACAGAA
Encoded here:
- a CDS encoding nucleotidyltransferase family protein — protein: MTKEEIKKIVRNNKDILRKYEVATIALFGSYARGEQNKGSDADFLIEFRQPTFRNYIGLLSELKRLIGRPVDLVSKDALKKRIKSQILKEAEKII
- a CDS encoding DUF86 domain-containing protein translates to MSKRDYKLYIDDILESIQKIKQYTEDMTFEEFSPNNKTIDAVVRNFEIMGEASKQIPKTIKDKYKDIEWKSLIQFRNVVVHEYFGIDLKIMWDIIKNEIPPLEAKIKKVLKA
- a CDS encoding DUF91 domain-containing protein; translation: MKSYYRIMLGRQSAHADEAYKGNFIGVGWFKNIDLTNKLLEDWREFRKEIIPLYLKEYPDKSKIAAGLACSMLWSISKGILIDDIVLCPDGKGSYYVGEVIINYSYHKGANLPHQRGVRWFSNTIERTQMSQALQYSTGAIGTLSNVTKYAGEIEQLIAGDRPPTIFATDKSIEDPTAFAIEKHLEDFLVQNWKHTELDKKYDIFEVEGELVGQQYKSDTGSIDILAISKNKKELLIVELKKGRASDVVIGQVQRYMGYVKEELAEEGQVVRGVIIALEDDIRLRRALSVAQNIDFYTYTIDFKLIKK
- the radC gene encoding DNA repair protein RadC, whose amino-acid sequence is MAKLKDIPKVNRPRERFLEKGPDALSKSELLAILLGSGIKGKNVKELAGQIVRKFSAKFLNLSIDDLLEIQGIGQAKALQIVSALELVKRFYLDSSPKDNIILAAQDAISITSDIRDKKKEYLVCLYLNARNVLIKKEVISIGILDKSIIHPREIFGPAVELRAAGIVLLHNHPSGDVTPSKQDIEIVNKILEAGKIMGVNVIDFIIVSENSTHSFFTDMQNPDQKVTSYVSDGVQYSLFDLLETKQPTYTPEIKKIHKVYFYPDNRTKSGHFQLQNRRFLGNKYKLLGFIEDIVNEKCNGFGVFCDIFAGTGVVGERFNEKSIKIIANDFLTSNYLPLKAFLGTSEIDFEEVEKKIRLLNNLEAHNDNYFSRHFGNTFFTLENARKIGVIREKIDKIAENENEKAILITALLYAVDKVANTVGHYDAYRKKLDTIQPLRLLVPDFEPENNSNNEIYKENANQLIRKINCDVLYIDPPYNSRQYSDAYHLLENLAMWEKPLVHGKAKKMDRTHIKSDYCLKSASRAFTDLISNANCKHILVSYNNTGESKDGRSNARISDELMINILKTRGGVDIFERDYKAFTTGKSNTDGHTERVFYCKVTKQL